AGCTTCAAGTTATGTTCCTTGTAGTTCTCTGTAGCAGTGTTATCACACTGGTGAACTTGTATAGTAGTCCTATTATTGTTAAGGTACATAATTCTGTATAGCTGGCGTACGTTTTATGTTGTTGTCTGGCAAGTAAAATTGTTCTAAATAATATACTATGACTCATGTTCTGTACAAGGTTATGCTCTTAGATTTTCTTTGCTTATTCTGACAAAGTTATTTCCAAAATTTGTATCAATTTCTGATGTTTTGTTATTTGATAACTGATCTCCCTAGGTTATGAATGCGGAAACGTCTGTTGCCAAAGTGGGGTTTTTTGGGAATATGTATCAGAAGCTTTGGTGTTTGACCCATATTGAGACATTAAGGTAGCTTCTTTGTGCATGGTTACATTATTGCGCCAGTTGTATCTCTCACccatttggcagagctccaggTCTCAGCCCCACTTTAGATCTGGAATTTGCAATATAAAATTATGTtttaaattattatttttagtCTAAAATGGAAACTGTGATTCCCACAGACACTCTCAGTGTACCACCTGAGCTCCAGATTTCTTGGAGCTTTGAATATCCAGCCAACTAGAGCTGTGCCAAAAGGGCCCTTTGGTACACTTGTTAAAAACAGTAGTTTGAGCTTTCTACGCTTTACCGTAATAATTAGGAAACATCCCTATCTGTTTGGATGTTCAGATAATCAAAGTACAAAAGCTTGGACAGTTGGACAATTATGTTGTTTTCCTTCAATTATTGCAGTGTTTGGGACTGGAATGACGGGTCTAGAGAGTTGAATATGGAAGATGCTCGTTCCTTGGCCACTGATAAGTGGAACCTTGACCATGTGAGCATCCAGTAGAACCAGTACTGCATTCATTTatttttgtgcatttatgttatcAAGCCTTGCATGTAGCTTTGATGTATGCTGATGATGTAGATTCTTTTAGAAAGCATTGTCTGTAGTGAGATAATATTAACTTTCCATGCTAGTTTTTCTCTCAATTCTTTTGTTTCATGGTGTGCAATGAAAAAGGCATTCAGACTTAGTTTCGTTCTTGAGAAATGAGTTATATTTGTCCTTCAGATATCTAGTGAAACTATCTTAGATTGTCTTATCCACCAATTCTTGTTTCCCTTTATTTTCATACAACCCATACAAACTGATGTTTTGTTTCATCTATCAAATATCATGCTTGCCTTTGAGCTCTTTTCCCTAGCGCATAGTTGGCACCGAGGAAAAGCATACTATTTCCATGTCTACTTTTGAAAATACTGGCAAAGACAATTGTTCTTTATTTTTCTCGCCttctattatttcttttttatttagcAGGTTTCCCCCCTTATCACCagcttctttttctccttcgTATGGCAGGTTGATTATTTTGTTGATTGTCACTACTCTCTGCCTGATGACCAGCTATGGTTGATTGGCGGCACAAGCGCAGGGACTCTGGGTTACTTCCCTCTAAGAAATGATCCTGCAGGAGCAATAGGTTCTGTGGAAGCTATCCTTGAAGGAGGCCATACAGGAGTTGTTAGGACCGTATACCCTGCTGCAGGAACCCATGAAAGCCTTGGGCAAAATAGGGGCATCTTTGGATGGACAGGCGGTGAAGATGGCCGATTGTGTTGCTGGCGCTCTGACGAAATTGCAGAGACAAACAAGTCTTGGATCTCTACTTCATTAGGTTTGAAGCTGCAAAAGAAAACCAAAAGCCGACATCAGCCATACTAGCCGCTAAGAACAAATCCATATGTAACCTTTGTCACTGAAAGGTGGAAGCCCTGTCTGTGATGTGAGCATGTTTATCTTCATGCCTCTTGAATAGGTCGTGATAAACATATATCCCTTAGCACATTGTGGCTCTATTTTCACATTTGCTAATCAGTGAGAATGCTGCCACAGTTCAGCCGCTGGTTATCATTCATCCCCATGAAAGCTAGAGTATTGAAGCTGTCGGACCTGGTAACATTATCTGAAGCCTGAATTGAGCAAATGGTGATGTGTCCATTTGGGCCAGCTCGGCAAGACGTGCCTCATTTTTATCTCATGCTTTCTCTAGTTCATTGCAGTTTTCTTCAGTAAGTGTTTAAGACCAGAAAAAGAATCCTAAACTACATGGCTCTTCTATTTGAAAATTACCATCCGTAGCAATATAATTATATATTAGCTTAAAATGGTGCATTAGTGGCATTGTTAGGCGAAAAAGCATGGAGCAAATTTATGAAATGTGCGTACATTTTCCAACAGTTTGATCAGTTCATTAATGCAGGATTGATCATTAGTTGGGGCCAAATAGTAAGCGGGTAGTCAGTGACGGCCAAACAACGATTAGTCTTCTTTGCTTTCATTCTGAATGCGGTAAAACGAGTCAGAGTTCGTTCCAAAAATAACTAAAACAAAAGGAGTGAATGGTTCTTATTTTCTTAGCACGTGCCATTTGCTACCGATGCAAAGCGTGTATTTGGTGATGTTGTAATTTTGCTTAGAGCAATGCTACAAAGGACATACTACAAGGAAATCCCCTGGTTTCATTTTATTTATTGGACCCTAAACGTATCACTTAGagtcgcaaaaaaaaaaccaatcACTTAGAATGCCCAGCTTGGTTGATGGAGTGCAACAAAGTTTATCAACCTGAAATGCCAGCTTCTTTCGTAGAACTCTGAGCAGTTGCTGCAGAGCGATTGAACACCTGCTGTGTTGTGTTTTTCGGGCGTGAAGTGTGTGGTTCCCGGCTTCCGGCTGCTGCAATGAACTGGCCCACAGCATCGCCTCAATCGGCGATCGCCTTGGCAGACTAGACTAGACTGGTGGATGGACTCGGACGAAAAACACCTTTGACAAGGTACTGGGTGAAGGCCATGGATCcattatctttctttctttttatacTGATGGTTTATACTGATGACGGCTGTGGCGAGAGAAATCGGCGCCACAGCTTGTGGTGTGGCTGTAACCAAACATGTCCAAAGTCGCACTGCCAAATTAGTAAGCCGCACTGCCAAACTTACATGACGCAATTGCACCGGATCTCTAATTTCAAGAGGCTACTCTAAACAGCATTTAGCCTACTAAGCATGTTACAATCCAGTCTTTTTACGTCATGTCCAGTAGCTCACAGTAGATGTTTTGTTAGCTTGGGCTTCAACTCTATTATCCTGCATCGTGGCATGCATTAATTCTTATAATAATTATATTATGAAGTATAAATACATTTTTGCTATTTGTATTTTGAAAATATGGAACTACTATTTTGTGTTTCGCACCAGGGCCTTGTCGCACCAGGGCCTTGAAACTTAGGTACGGGCCTGAAAGTAGCCTAGTTTTGTTGTTGCATTGGACCGCATATACTTGTCACCAAAAATATACTTGTCACCAAAATTTTGAACTTTGGTACCCAACTAATGCAGATTGATATGGAAGACGAAAAGGAACGAATTTTACAGCGGAATCAAAATGAGCCACTTGAGGTCTTGCAGTTGTCTGCATGCTAGGTACGCACACCTTATAATCCGTTAAATTCTggtaggaagaagaaggctagTACATTATTACATCAGCACCGAGACCGGCTCTGTTTTCTTTTCTCCGGCGCCCAGCAGCTTCTGTTACAGTCACCACCACAGCACTCGGCTTTCTAGCTGTCCCCCGCGTGACGCGCACGGCAGTTTGGGCAAAAGATGCCACGCCGACGCGCAAAGCAAAGCTAACACTAAACTAAAACAACCTCGtgtgataaaaaaatatttacccCTAGTAATAACTGTAACGAACAAATTAGCCAACACATGCGAAGgggagaaaaaagagagaagaaatttGGGGTGGGTGGGGGAAATCTAGCTTGAGAAGAAGCCTGCCTACAGCTACAGCTGCTGGTCAGGggctgtcgtcgtcgtcgcggcggccgaggaggagagCCGCGAAGCTCGCGGCGGCGcagagcgcggcgacggcgttgCCCTCGCGCAGCAGCACGCGGAGCGCGAGCCCCGCGATGTCCCGCGTGGCGCGGCGGCCCTCCGCGACGAGGGACCGCCGGGGCCGGCCCGCGAACGCCAGCAGCACCAGCACGGTGATCCACGTCACCAGCATCGCGGGCGCCGCCACGGCCAGCGCGGCGCCCATGGAGAGCAGCCCGAACACGGCGCCGTACATCACCGACGCGTACAGCGCCGCGGGCCACGCCGGGAGCGCCGAGGACGAGGCggctgtggtggcggcggcggcggaggaggccgagTAGTACCAGGCGCGGACGGAGGCCAGCAGGCTCCAGGACGAGGAGAGCAGCGCGGCGTACACGGCGAGGAAGAGCGCCACCCAGGTCCGCCGCCGGCTCAGCGCCCGCAGCAGGAGGGAGGTCCAAGGGggccacgccgcctccgccgcgtcctGATCCGCCATGGACGGGCCGCGGATCCGGGGATCCGATCCTGGGATGATGCTTTTTTGCTCCCGCCGGCGGCGATTCCTGCCTCTGCCTGGGTTTTGATTTGAGGGCCTggctcggcagcagcagcttggTTGGGAGCTTGCTTTGCTTGGCTGGGTGGGAAGGCAGCTGGGGAAGCGGAGGTTTGCTTGGCTCGGTGGCGATTCTGGACGATGGCTGCTGGCTGGCCTGCACTCCTCACTTTCCCTTGTGATGATTTCTTGCCATTTCACTTTGTCCGCACCTCTCGGCGACTGTACAAATCGTCGTTCGTCGCCGACAGGCCTTCTTCCGTCTTCCCTgtctttgctgttttttttttcctttcgttCTCTCTTGGCCCATTAGTTGAATTGTTAGCCCACGGAGAAAGTTGGGAGCTCGTACTTAGCTTCCGTGTGATCGATAAGCAATATAGTTTTAGTCCAACTAATAGCTCAActtataaataaatataaatttAACATTTCGAAAaattacattcaacattttctgaGAAATAAATCAACatttagattcaacatttttcaccATCTATTTGAATATTTGGACAAAtaagattcaacatttttcaccATCTATTTAAATATTTGGACAAATAAGATTCAACATTCGGATAACCAAAGATTCAACATTCTAatttttcctcatcttctttctTGAGCACGGAGGCCGGCCGATGGCGGCGCGTGGCCAACGTGcccgaggagcggcggcgtggcctgGGGGTGGTAGCGGGgcacgcgcggccggcggtcCAGGGGGCGGCGACGCTCGGGGCCGGTGGCGTGTGCAGTCACGccgggaggggggggggcgcggggagccggcggcggcgtgcggggccGCGCGGGGAGGTGGGGTAGCACGGGAGTTGGGCCGCTGGCGAGCTCTGGGGtagggggtggtggcggcaagcAGGAGAAGCGGTGGAGGTAGTTATGGTTGAGGAAAGTGAAGATGCATCTAACGGATATTATTGTGTGCACGAATTTCAAACACTGGAAGCCAAATAACTAAGGCCCTTTTTGGTTCcacggattaaagtttagtccctattaCATAGactaaatgtttagatactaattaggagtattaaacatagactaattacaaaaccaattgcacagatggaggctaattcgcgagatgaatctattaagtctaattagttcatgatttgacaatgtgatgctacagtaaatatgtgctaattatgaattaattaggcttaatagattcatctcacgaattagcctctatctatgtaattagttttataattagctcatgttcagTCCTCCTAATCAGCATCCGAAAATTCGATGTTAcaagaactaaactttagcacaaaGATTAAACACCCTGTCTAGGTAGCTACCGAAAGCCATATAGGATCCACGAGAGAAAGTTTGCCACGCCTTGTTGGTCCACGGATCAAGTCCTTTATTTTGTTGGCCCACGTAGGCTGTGAATAAGGGATACTCGTCACTTTCTTGttcaaaaatgttgaaacatgACTTACGTCTACTGACGCCGCGTCTGGGATGTAGGTAGCTACCGAAGTTGCAGCATATTTTTTCGTAACAAATACACCCAAACCACCTTTTTTTATTCCTAAACCCATGGTTTAGGTTGCTTCGAACAGTTACGCTAAAAAACACAGTACGAATcggatttttttaaaaacatagCTATCATTCATTAACCAGACGGGTTACAATCACTTTGTATTGAGGATAAAAGAAAGCTAGGTGGCTGATCATGCCACAAGAGACTAGGCCTAGAAGGAGCTGCATGTTTGGCACATAGATGAGCTGCGACATTGGCCAATCTTCTGACGCGAACAAACAAAGCTGAAGGAAAGCATTGACGTCACCATCTCCTACATCTCCTCCAGAATGACTGCGATCTCCGACTGTTGCTGCCCCCGATTCTTCCACTACAATACAAGCTGGAGCGAATCCGATTTCACTATCACCCGCATGGATCCTACCCCAGAAGTGCCATCCGCAATCCATCACAACTGGCTTCTGCTTCCACCACAAGAGCTGATGAGAGTTGAGACCGACGGGATCCATCGCGTTCATGCTCCTAGGAAGCAATAGTCCGAGCTCCGTAACACCATACCGGTTAGCCAGACATGTCCTCAGCACAAAATCCTTCATAAAAGTTGTTTTTGTCCCCatctgggggggggggggggggggggatcgcCATGTCTCCGATTGAAGCCTCGCCCCAAGAGGTGGGTATTGTTGGTGTTGGTGGCCGTTATTTCAAAATTTCGACCA
This sequence is a window from Setaria italica strain Yugu1 chromosome III, Setaria_italica_v2.0, whole genome shotgun sequence. Protein-coding genes within it:
- the LOC101771321 gene encoding uncharacterized protein LOC101771321, with amino-acid sequence MADQDAAEAAWPPWTSLLLRALSRRRTWVALFLAVYAALLSSSWSLLASVRAWYYSASSAAAATTAASSSALPAWPAALYASVMYGAVFGLLSMGAALAVAAPAMLVTWITVLVLLAFAGRPRRSLVAEGRRATRDIAGLALRVLLREGNAVAALCAAASFAALLLGRRDDDDSP